Proteins encoded together in one Pseudopipra pipra isolate bDixPip1 chromosome 23, bDixPip1.hap1, whole genome shotgun sequence window:
- the TAGLN gene encoding transgelin yields the protein MANKGPAYGMSRDVQSKIEKKYDDELEDRLVEWIVAQCGSSVGRPERGRLGFQVWLKNGIVLSRLVNSLYPDGSKPVKIPDAPPTMVFKQMEQIAQFLKAAEDYGVTKTDMFQTVDLFEAKDMAAVQRTLMALGSLAITKNDGHYHGDPNWFMKKAQEHKREFTESQLKEGKNIIGLQMGTNKGASQAGMSYGRPRQIIS from the exons ATGGCAAACAAAGGCCCAGCCTATGGCATGAGCAGGGATGTGCAGTCCAAGATCGAGAAGAAGTACGATGATGAGCTGGAGGACCGGCTGGTGGAGTGGATCGTGGCGCAGTGCGGGTCCTCTGTGGGTCGCCCCGAGCGGGGCCGCCTGGGCTTCCAGGTCTGGCTGAAGAACGGCATC GTGCTCAGCAGGCTGGTGAACAGCCTCTACCCCGACGGCTCCAAGCCCGTCAAGATCCCCGACGCGCCGCCCACCATGGTCTTCAAGCAGATGGAGCAGATCGCCCAGTTCCTGAAGGCGGCCGAGGACTACGGTGTGACCAAGACAGACATGTTCCAGACCGTCGACCTCTTTGAAG CCAAGGACATGGCGGCGGTGCAGAGGACGCTGAtggccctggggagcctggcgATCACCAAGAACGACGGGCACTACCACGGGGACCCCAACTGGTTCATGAA GAAGGCGCAGGAGCACAAGCGGGAGTTCACCGAGAGCCAGCTGAAGGAGGGCAAGAACATCATCGGGCTACAGATGGGGACCAACAAGGGAGCGTCACAGGCGGGGATGAGCTACGGCCGGCCCCGGCAGATCATCAGCTAG